From Myxococcus stipitatus, one genomic window encodes:
- a CDS encoding protein kinase domain-containing protein, whose protein sequence is MSCFDEKTARALARGSLPAAEAQRLRRHAEGCRDCAALLAKVTPPGAAARRATKAPDALASRSEGKLDAASDHPTEPIRSGRRAEPEVSTDPMGILVVEGKALGDTASASPTATDVLTGGTGPTDVTTEPGAHGPSGGSTGKPVGGVASARPPGEPTAGQGASAAPLSTPGKQLGGVAAARPPAEPPTGQGASAAPLSTPGKQLSGVAPVRVPAEPPATEASLPSSGKPATRRVSPEPGNVQVALSSAGVDAPIMVPSARSQRPGAQAQPGGVASQGVPIAAVPVFTEELPRPAGTLVVPPPAPPLGASLRVPPPAPAKAASPEPGPRSLVGRYHILDKLGSGGMGVVYSAYDPELHRRVAIKLLHPEANTVARADGSSRLLREAQAMARLSHPHVVSVYDAGTFAGRVFITMELVEGLSLRHWLRAEHRSWRDILDVFRQAGRGLAAAHAAGLVHRDFKPANVLVSREGRAQVTDFGLARTTADQDAAEAGRRTVPPGRHFDEDLLESALTEAGLVLGTPAYMPPEQHEDGRTDARGDQFSFCASLYEALYGQLPFEGKHASAYLTESLAGRVRQPPRGSRVPTWLLRAVTRGLAPAPSDRYPSMEALLTELGKDPSVAWRRRGIMASGILVLYASMGIAWWMGNRRQAPCLGAEARLVNIWDGARKEKVRQAFAATQKPQALELFTRVEKVLDTFSQDWAVMHREACEATRVDGHQSDAMLSLRMACLDRRRSALDAVAGVLAQTDAESLSTALDAAQRLPAILDCANPDALRRDLPESAEQRQHVEALRAQVDRATALVDAGRYDRARDELKVTLEKARALGYPPVLAEALELEGRLGLVLGDEARAQAALRESMLIAQATRLDELAARAAARLVTTVSQTPVLEEWTLAQARSNIERAGGTPELEALLQTSLARNAFLRGQYAEAAEAFGRSAKLREQAHGPEHMLTLESLRNQAAALSRTPEAERTAALLQYVLETTERVMGPDHPQTGMAANAVGYHLTVGRRFEEALPFLRRAIAVEERVMGEDSATLSYPLNNLASALEALGRDPEARQLRERALALDLKAYGPSHPETAADLGLLAELALREGRARDAVDLARRSVEAYESFQKGHPDQAASLTVLGQAQFALGRSQEARALLERALALRTTHPGPGEALATTRFALARTLARSDKARARTLAQQALSFYDAEPAVWFAEAHRVRAWIRGRAPGAP, encoded by the coding sequence GTGTCCTGCTTCGATGAGAAGACGGCGCGAGCCCTGGCCAGGGGCTCGCTTCCGGCGGCGGAGGCCCAGCGGCTCCGCCGTCACGCCGAGGGGTGTCGCGACTGCGCGGCGCTGCTCGCGAAGGTGACGCCCCCCGGCGCCGCCGCTCGTCGCGCCACGAAGGCTCCGGACGCACTGGCCTCGCGGAGCGAGGGGAAGCTCGACGCCGCGAGCGACCATCCCACCGAGCCCATCCGCTCCGGACGCCGGGCGGAGCCAGAGGTGTCGACGGACCCGATGGGAATCCTCGTGGTCGAGGGGAAGGCGCTGGGCGACACGGCCTCCGCCTCCCCGACCGCGACGGACGTCCTCACGGGAGGCACGGGCCCAACGGACGTGACGACCGAGCCGGGAGCCCACGGGCCCTCGGGCGGTTCGACCGGCAAACCGGTCGGTGGCGTGGCGTCGGCGCGGCCTCCAGGGGAGCCAACAGCGGGACAAGGCGCCAGCGCCGCTCCGCTATCGACTCCAGGCAAGCAGCTCGGCGGCGTGGCGGCGGCGCGGCCTCCAGCGGAACCACCCACGGGACAAGGAGCCAGTGCCGCACCGCTGTCGACCCCAGGCAAACAGCTCAGCGGCGTGGCACCGGTGCGCGTCCCGGCGGAGCCTCCGGCCACCGAGGCGTCCCTGCCGTCATCAGGCAAGCCCGCGACACGTCGCGTGAGCCCCGAGCCCGGCAACGTCCAGGTCGCCTTGTCGAGCGCTGGCGTCGACGCGCCCATCATGGTGCCGTCCGCGCGCAGCCAGCGCCCCGGGGCACAAGCCCAGCCCGGCGGCGTGGCTTCGCAAGGCGTGCCCATCGCCGCGGTGCCGGTCTTCACGGAGGAGCTGCCTCGCCCGGCGGGTACGCTCGTCGTGCCGCCCCCCGCGCCCCCGCTTGGCGCGAGCCTGCGCGTCCCACCTCCCGCGCCCGCGAAGGCCGCGTCGCCAGAGCCCGGCCCCCGAAGCCTCGTCGGGCGCTACCACATCCTCGACAAGCTGGGCTCGGGAGGAATGGGCGTCGTCTACAGCGCCTATGACCCGGAGCTGCACCGGCGCGTGGCCATCAAGCTGCTGCACCCGGAAGCCAACACCGTCGCTCGCGCGGACGGCTCCTCGCGGCTGCTGCGCGAGGCGCAGGCCATGGCCCGGCTGTCCCATCCCCACGTCGTCTCCGTCTACGACGCGGGGACCTTCGCGGGGCGCGTCTTCATCACGATGGAGCTGGTCGAGGGGCTCTCGCTGCGCCACTGGCTGCGCGCGGAGCATCGCTCCTGGCGCGACATCCTGGACGTCTTCCGCCAGGCGGGACGCGGGCTCGCCGCCGCGCACGCCGCGGGGCTCGTGCACCGCGACTTCAAGCCCGCCAACGTGCTCGTCAGCCGTGAGGGACGCGCGCAGGTGACGGACTTCGGGCTGGCCCGCACCACGGCGGACCAGGACGCGGCCGAGGCGGGCCGACGCACCGTCCCCCCGGGCCGACACTTCGACGAGGACCTGCTCGAATCCGCCCTCACCGAGGCCGGCCTCGTCCTGGGAACGCCCGCGTACATGCCGCCCGAGCAGCACGAGGACGGCCGCACCGACGCGCGCGGCGACCAGTTCAGCTTCTGCGCGTCGCTCTACGAAGCCCTCTACGGACAGCTCCCCTTCGAGGGAAAGCACGCCTCCGCGTACCTCACCGAGTCGCTCGCCGGTCGCGTGCGCCAGCCGCCGCGCGGCAGCCGCGTCCCCACCTGGCTGCTGCGCGCCGTCACCCGGGGACTCGCGCCCGCACCCTCCGACCGCTACCCCTCCATGGAGGCCCTGCTGACCGAGCTCGGCAAGGACCCGTCCGTGGCCTGGCGGCGCCGAGGCATCATGGCCAGCGGCATCCTCGTCCTCTACGCCTCCATGGGCATCGCCTGGTGGATGGGCAACCGCCGGCAGGCCCCGTGTCTGGGCGCCGAGGCCCGCCTGGTGAACATCTGGGACGGCGCTCGCAAGGAGAAGGTGCGACAGGCCTTCGCCGCGACGCAGAAGCCCCAGGCCCTGGAGCTCTTCACCCGCGTGGAGAAGGTCCTGGATACCTTCTCCCAGGACTGGGCCGTCATGCACCGCGAGGCCTGCGAGGCCACGCGCGTCGACGGCCACCAGTCCGACGCGATGCTCTCCCTGCGCATGGCGTGTCTCGACCGGCGGCGCTCCGCGCTGGACGCCGTGGCGGGAGTGCTCGCGCAGACGGACGCCGAGTCCCTGTCCACCGCCCTCGACGCCGCGCAGCGGCTGCCCGCCATCCTCGATTGCGCGAACCCGGACGCCCTGCGCCGCGACCTGCCCGAGTCCGCCGAGCAGCGGCAGCACGTGGAGGCCCTGCGCGCCCAGGTCGACCGCGCCACGGCCCTGGTCGACGCCGGCCGCTACGACCGCGCCCGCGACGAGCTGAAGGTCACCCTGGAGAAGGCGCGCGCGCTGGGCTACCCGCCCGTGCTCGCCGAGGCGCTCGAGTTGGAGGGGCGGCTCGGGCTCGTGCTCGGCGACGAGGCCCGCGCCCAGGCCGCGCTGCGCGAGTCCATGCTCATCGCGCAGGCCACGCGCCTCGACGAACTGGCCGCGCGCGCCGCCGCGCGGCTGGTCACCACCGTCTCCCAGACGCCGGTCCTCGAGGAATGGACGCTCGCGCAGGCCCGGTCGAACATCGAGCGCGCCGGGGGGACTCCGGAGTTGGAGGCGCTGCTGCAGACGAGCCTGGCGCGCAACGCCTTCCTCCGAGGCCAGTACGCCGAGGCGGCGGAGGCCTTCGGTCGCTCCGCGAAGCTGCGCGAGCAGGCCCACGGCCCCGAGCACATGCTCACCCTCGAGTCCCTGCGCAACCAGGCCGCCGCGCTGTCGCGCACGCCCGAGGCCGAGCGCACCGCGGCCCTGCTCCAGTACGTGCTGGAGACGACCGAGCGGGTGATGGGGCCCGACCACCCCCAGACGGGCATGGCCGCCAACGCGGTGGGCTACCACCTGACGGTGGGCCGCCGCTTCGAGGAGGCCCTGCCCTTCCTGCGGCGAGCCATCGCGGTGGAGGAGCGCGTCATGGGCGAGGACAGCGCCACGCTGAGCTACCCGCTCAACAACCTCGCCTCGGCGCTCGAGGCGCTCGGAAGAGACCCGGAGGCCCGTCAGCTGCGCGAGCGCGCGCTCGCGCTGGACCTGAAAGCCTACGGGCCCTCGCATCCGGAGACAGCCGCCGACCTGGGCCTGCTGGCGGAGCTGGCCCTGCGCGAGGGCCGCGCGCGCGACGCCGTCGACCTGGCCCGCCGCAGCGTGGAGGCCTACGAATCCTTCCAGAAGGGTCATCCGGACCAGGCCGCGTCGCTCACCGTGCTCGGACAGGCGCAGTTCGCCCTGGGGCGCTCCCAGGAGGCCCGCGCCCTCCTGGAGCGCGCGCTCGCCCTGCGCACCACGCACCCCGGCCCCGGCGAGGCACTGGCCACCACGCGCTTCGCGCTCGCCCGCACCCTGGCCCGTTCGGACAAGGCCCGCGCGCGCACCCTGGCCCAGCAGGCCTTGAGCTTCTACGACGCCGAGCCCGCCGTCTGGTTCGCCGAGGCCCACCGCGTCCGCGCCTGGATAAGGGGACGCGCCCCCGGCGCCCCCTGA
- a CDS encoding polysaccharide deacetylase family protein, whose amino-acid sequence MRTPFHEWKPLLIPLLLTLHTSAWASQPFQEGLVTITLDDGWATQFTHARPALNARGIKATYGLITRALEQGWGGYMTTAQALTLVTEGNGIASHTLTHPDLTTLSPQDLSSELQDSQAWLMSTLNLPSVPDLIVPYGRYDATVLAAVKQHYASSRTVNAGRNFRDTVVYELYGNDVARGVPVGLVREWIDRAIAEKSWLVLVFHEFVDGTPTRDTEYRTSDFAAILDHIQTRGVRTVTLAQGLALTDGRTEPDPSTGTTVYEDGLTNGFADWSWADHALDEAGTVHAGSSAIRFEPDGWSGLLFHHSGVDLSRYSAIELWVHGGTQGGQQIRVVLHDGTDYLGTMRVDTAPGGPIIAGVWHKVTLSLDEMGATSGTLRDLYFQDDTGGDQPVMYLDDIVLVPR is encoded by the coding sequence TTGAGAACGCCATTCCACGAATGGAAGCCACTGCTCATTCCACTGCTGCTGACACTCCACACCTCCGCCTGGGCTTCACAGCCATTCCAGGAGGGCCTGGTCACCATCACGCTCGACGACGGCTGGGCCACGCAGTTCACTCACGCGCGTCCGGCGCTCAATGCCCGTGGCATCAAGGCGACGTATGGCCTCATCACGCGGGCGCTCGAACAAGGCTGGGGCGGCTACATGACCACGGCCCAGGCACTGACGCTGGTGACGGAGGGCAATGGCATCGCGAGCCATACGCTCACGCATCCCGACCTGACCACGCTGTCACCCCAGGACCTGTCCTCCGAGTTGCAGGACTCCCAGGCGTGGCTGATGAGCACCCTGAACCTGCCCTCGGTGCCGGACCTCATCGTGCCGTACGGCCGCTATGACGCGACGGTGCTCGCCGCCGTGAAGCAGCACTACGCCAGCAGCCGCACGGTGAACGCCGGGCGCAACTTCCGAGACACGGTCGTCTACGAGCTGTACGGCAACGACGTGGCGCGCGGTGTCCCCGTGGGACTGGTGCGCGAGTGGATCGACCGCGCCATCGCGGAGAAGAGCTGGCTCGTCCTCGTGTTCCACGAGTTCGTGGACGGCACGCCGACGCGCGACACGGAATACCGGACGTCTGACTTCGCGGCCATCCTCGACCACATCCAGACGCGGGGCGTCCGCACCGTGACGCTCGCGCAGGGGCTGGCGCTGACGGACGGCCGCACGGAGCCGGACCCGAGCACGGGCACCACCGTCTACGAGGACGGGCTCACGAACGGCTTCGCGGACTGGAGCTGGGCGGACCACGCGCTGGACGAAGCGGGCACCGTCCATGCGGGGAGCTCCGCCATCCGCTTCGAGCCGGACGGTTGGTCGGGGTTGCTCTTCCACCACTCCGGCGTGGACCTGTCGCGGTACAGCGCCATCGAGCTGTGGGTGCACGGGGGGACGCAGGGGGGGCAGCAGATTCGCGTGGTCCTCCACGACGGCACGGACTACCTGGGGACGATGCGCGTGGACACGGCGCCGGGGGGGCCGATCATCGCGGGGGTCTGGCACAAGGTGACGCTCTCGCTCGACGAGATGGGCGCGACGTCGGGCACCCTGCGCGACCTCTACTTCCAGGACGACACGGGCGGCGACCAGCCCGTCATGTATCTGGATGACATCGTCCTCGTTCCCCGCTGA
- a CDS encoding LolA family protein, with translation MFLETLLATLLTAPAVPQSSVAQAAPVAQVAQAPATKPAPEAPKAPATNAPTPPATSKPAPAMTPEVKSLVDRMQAFYEKTGDFKSGFRQDYKYKTFRRTQTSEGVVSYKKPGLMRWEYKTPSPRTFVLAGNKIYAYDPAAHTLTVAGVDTSQLSASVTFLFGQGKLANEFAISKGECKDCKGTLLVLDPLKQEPRFRQVRLEVDPKTAQVLKSTVVDPDGSENTISFLDLKTNVGIDADHFKLDVPKDTRVDDFTKQKAQ, from the coding sequence ATGTTCCTGGAAACCCTGCTCGCCACGCTCCTGACCGCGCCCGCCGTGCCGCAGTCCTCCGTCGCACAGGCGGCCCCCGTGGCGCAGGTCGCGCAGGCGCCCGCCACGAAGCCCGCGCCCGAGGCTCCCAAGGCCCCGGCGACGAATGCGCCCACCCCGCCCGCGACCTCGAAGCCCGCGCCCGCGATGACGCCCGAGGTGAAGTCTCTCGTGGACCGCATGCAGGCGTTCTACGAGAAGACGGGCGACTTCAAGTCGGGCTTCCGCCAGGACTACAAGTACAAGACCTTCCGGCGGACGCAGACCTCGGAGGGCGTCGTCTCGTACAAGAAGCCCGGGCTGATGCGGTGGGAGTACAAGACGCCCTCGCCGCGCACCTTCGTGCTCGCCGGCAACAAGATCTACGCCTACGACCCGGCGGCCCACACGCTCACGGTGGCGGGGGTCGACACCAGCCAGCTCTCCGCGTCCGTGACGTTCCTCTTCGGCCAGGGGAAGCTGGCGAACGAGTTCGCCATCTCCAAGGGCGAGTGCAAGGACTGCAAGGGGACGCTGCTGGTGTTGGACCCGCTGAAGCAGGAGCCGCGCTTCCGTCAGGTGCGCCTGGAGGTCGACCCGAAGACGGCCCAGGTGCTCAAGAGCACGGTGGTGGACCCGGACGGCAGCGAGAACACCATCTCCTTCCTGGACCTGAAGACGAACGTGGGCATCGACGCGGACCACTTCAAGCTGGACGTCCCCAAGGACACGCGCGTGGACGACTTCACGAAGCAGAAGGCGCAGTAA
- the rimO gene encoding 30S ribosomal protein S12 methylthiotransferase RimO, with protein MTLGCPKNRVDSEVMLGTLKHRGYTLVQEPSEAQVIVVNTCAFIGPAKQESVDSILEMAELKKSGSCSTLVVTGCLSQRYGDELAKEMPEVDHFLGTSAYAQIGDLLAAEASPRQVIPDPDYIHDANTPRVNSMPKYTAYLKVSEGCDNACAFCIIPTLRGGQRSRPIDDIVEEARRLADSGVQELNLVAQDLTAYGHDLPGKPKLHDLLKALVKVDVRWIRLHYAYPRVFPDELIEVMASEPKIARYLDMPVQHVSDKLLLSMKRGRNSEFLKGLLTKLRERVPGLVMRTSLIVGLPGETDEDFEMLKEFVKTQRFERLGVFQYSDEEGTAAYDLPDKVPQKVIERRWREVMAIQKRINREQNKKLVGKRLEVLVEGPAPETEHLLVGRHQGQAPEIDGMVYINDGLAYPGEMVTVEVTEAHDYDLVARVVERPDPKQREHVARDAHPAPVPMVPAPRPVTRLE; from the coding sequence ATGACCCTCGGCTGCCCGAAGAACCGGGTGGACTCCGAGGTGATGCTGGGCACGTTGAAGCACCGCGGCTACACGCTGGTGCAGGAACCGTCCGAAGCCCAGGTCATCGTCGTCAACACGTGTGCCTTCATCGGCCCGGCCAAGCAGGAGTCGGTGGACTCCATCCTGGAGATGGCGGAGCTGAAGAAGTCGGGCAGCTGCAGCACCCTGGTGGTGACGGGGTGTCTGTCCCAGCGCTACGGCGACGAGCTGGCCAAGGAGATGCCGGAGGTGGACCACTTCCTGGGCACCAGCGCGTACGCCCAGATTGGCGACCTGCTGGCGGCCGAGGCGTCGCCGCGTCAGGTGATTCCGGACCCCGACTACATCCACGACGCCAACACGCCGCGCGTCAATTCGATGCCGAAGTACACGGCGTACCTCAAGGTGTCCGAGGGCTGCGACAACGCCTGCGCCTTCTGCATCATCCCCACGCTGCGCGGCGGGCAGCGCTCGCGCCCCATCGACGACATCGTCGAGGAAGCGCGGCGGCTGGCGGACAGCGGCGTGCAGGAGCTGAACCTGGTCGCGCAGGACCTCACCGCGTACGGGCATGACCTGCCGGGCAAGCCGAAGCTGCACGACCTGCTCAAGGCGCTGGTGAAGGTGGACGTGCGGTGGATCCGCCTGCACTACGCCTACCCGCGCGTGTTCCCGGACGAGCTCATCGAGGTGATGGCGTCCGAGCCGAAGATCGCCCGCTACCTGGACATGCCGGTGCAGCACGTCAGCGACAAGCTGCTGTTGTCGATGAAGCGCGGCCGCAACTCGGAGTTCCTCAAGGGCCTGCTGACGAAGCTGCGCGAGCGCGTGCCGGGGCTCGTCATGCGCACCTCGCTCATCGTCGGCCTGCCGGGTGAGACGGACGAGGACTTCGAGATGCTGAAGGAGTTCGTGAAGACGCAGCGCTTCGAGCGGCTGGGCGTCTTCCAGTACTCCGACGAGGAAGGCACGGCGGCGTACGACCTGCCGGACAAGGTGCCGCAGAAGGTCATCGAGCGCCGGTGGCGCGAGGTCATGGCCATCCAGAAGCGCATCAACCGCGAGCAGAACAAGAAGCTCGTCGGCAAGCGGCTGGAGGTGCTGGTGGAGGGCCCCGCGCCGGAGACGGAGCACCTGCTGGTGGGCCGCCACCAGGGCCAGGCGCCCGAAATCGACGGCATGGTCTACATCAACGACGGGCTGGCGTACCCGGGCGAGATGGTCACCGTGGAGGTGACCGAGGCGCACGACTACGACCTGGTGGCCCGCGTGGTGGAGCGCCCCGACCCGAAGCAGCGCGAGCACGTCGCGCGTGACGCACATCCCGCGCCGGTGCCCATGGTGCCGGCGCCGCGTCCGGTGACGCGGCTGGAGTAG
- a CDS encoding ribonuclease J: MLQVIPLGGLGEIGLNSLVIACRGELLLIDAGLMFPAEGMPGVDIIIPDFTHLKQNAAQLKGVVLTHGHEDHLGALPYLLSEVPGVPIYATRFTLAMARHRLEELGVEADLREIEPREPFPVGTVFQVEASRVTHTVPDAVGFIVRTPEGTLIHTGDFKLDPDPIDGLRTDLERWGEAGEQGVLCLLSDSTNSELSEETGSERVVEQTFERLFRDATGRVVVALFSSNLHRVRHLLALAERLGRKVALQGRSMQRNVEMARQLGYLDVPDSLFVHVDTVPLLPPQRVMVLTTGAQGEPRAGLSQLAAGDGPVRLGPGDLVVLSSRPIPGNERVVGALIDELHWRGARVAYAQVEPGVHVSGHASRPQQKRVLELVKPRHFIPVHGEGRHLHRHLATARESGLEPAQCLLAQDGDVVSFQDGLGRFTGSVPSGRIFKDRFGSGVVTADTLQERVRLSETGLVAAVVVLQRDTQKLVAGPQLSGQGLSLDEQVLLPRVAQDARGLFEEMSPQLRGDDALVREELTRVVRRAFRLYTSKRPLVVPMVVRV; the protein is encoded by the coding sequence ATGCTTCAAGTCATTCCCCTGGGGGGCCTCGGCGAAATCGGCCTCAACTCCCTGGTCATCGCCTGCCGTGGGGAGTTGCTCCTCATCGACGCCGGCCTGATGTTCCCCGCCGAAGGGATGCCCGGCGTCGACATCATCATCCCGGACTTCACCCACCTGAAGCAGAACGCCGCGCAGCTCAAGGGCGTGGTGCTCACCCATGGCCACGAGGACCACCTGGGCGCGCTCCCATATCTGCTGAGCGAAGTGCCGGGCGTGCCCATCTACGCCACGCGCTTCACCCTGGCCATGGCGCGCCACCGGTTGGAGGAGCTGGGCGTGGAGGCGGACCTGCGCGAAATCGAGCCGCGCGAGCCGTTCCCCGTGGGCACCGTCTTCCAGGTGGAGGCCAGCCGCGTGACGCACACCGTGCCGGACGCGGTGGGCTTCATCGTCCGCACGCCCGAGGGCACCCTCATCCACACCGGCGACTTCAAGCTGGACCCCGACCCCATCGACGGGCTGCGCACGGACCTGGAGCGCTGGGGCGAGGCGGGCGAGCAGGGCGTGCTGTGCCTGTTGTCGGACTCCACCAACTCCGAGCTGTCCGAGGAGACGGGCAGCGAGCGCGTGGTGGAGCAGACCTTCGAGCGCCTGTTCCGCGACGCCACCGGCCGCGTCGTGGTGGCGCTCTTCTCCTCCAACCTGCACCGCGTGCGGCACCTGCTGGCGCTCGCCGAGCGGCTGGGCCGCAAGGTCGCCCTCCAGGGCCGCAGCATGCAGCGCAACGTGGAGATGGCGCGGCAGCTGGGCTACCTCGACGTGCCCGACTCCCTCTTCGTCCACGTGGACACGGTGCCGCTGCTCCCCCCCCAGCGCGTCATGGTGCTCACCACGGGGGCCCAGGGCGAGCCACGCGCGGGCCTGTCTCAGCTGGCCGCGGGGGACGGGCCGGTGAGGCTGGGCCCCGGGGACCTGGTGGTGCTCAGCTCGCGCCCCATCCCCGGCAACGAGCGCGTGGTGGGGGCGCTCATCGACGAGTTGCACTGGCGCGGCGCGCGCGTCGCCTACGCGCAGGTGGAGCCCGGCGTCCATGTCTCCGGCCACGCCAGCCGCCCCCAGCAGAAGCGCGTGCTGGAGCTGGTGAAGCCGCGTCACTTCATCCCCGTCCACGGCGAGGGGCGGCACCTGCACCGACATCTGGCCACCGCCCGGGAGTCGGGGTTGGAGCCCGCCCAGTGCCTGCTCGCCCAGGACGGCGACGTGGTCAGCTTCCAGGACGGCCTGGGCCGCTTCACCGGGAGCGTGCCCTCCGGCCGCATCTTCAAGGACCGCTTCGGCAGTGGCGTGGTGACGGCGGACACACTCCAGGAGCGGGTGCGGCTGTCGGAGACGGGCCTGGTGGCGGCGGTGGTGGTGCTCCAGCGGGACACCCAGAAGCTGGTGGCGGGCCCGCAGCTGTCCGGCCAGGGGCTGTCCCTGGACGAACAGGTGCTCCTGCCCCGGGTGGCCCAGGACGCGCGGGGGCTCTTCGAGGAAATGTCCCCGCAGTTACGCGGGGATGACGCGCTGGTGAGAGAGGAGCTCACCCGGGTGGTGCGCCGTGCGTTCCGGCTGTACACCTCCAAGCGCCCCCTGGTGGTGCCCATGGTCGTCAGGGTGTAG
- a CDS encoding CBM9 family sugar-binding protein: MRAAAALSLCLTLCAPALASAQDALERPSKPIPTMSKPPRFQGGLKGFASPLTLKPANVPEDATANFTAKVGFRKDTLYVGVDATDDQLLANDRLTLSIYFPGSGPLTTGYTWSFGFDGKRASATDSGTPEFAQKKVNAAVERRGNTLSLVASVPMRALPRFPARDPMVMDLCITYEDQDGAGVKAPPVSNCQSGTMVGDALRLPDEPRKALKLKPPEVVTALEPAATGWLGWDLLAYPAWAQGDEALEPESLRELVVTNPLDASAMNVNVPDSLSLPDGRAVVTVLTGKNPYAVEGQCDADDELRAGFYVVTGKTASRVLEWPVATCALGRASSVVLDEEGTLTIRYSNGATQNFAWSGDHFSRTELGKR, from the coding sequence ATGCGAGCTGCTGCCGCCCTGTCCCTCTGCCTGACGCTCTGCGCTCCGGCCCTCGCCTCCGCCCAGGACGCGCTGGAGCGTCCCTCGAAGCCCATCCCGACGATGTCCAAGCCCCCGCGCTTCCAGGGTGGGTTGAAGGGCTTCGCGTCGCCGCTGACGCTCAAGCCCGCGAACGTGCCGGAGGACGCCACCGCCAACTTCACGGCCAAGGTGGGCTTCCGCAAGGACACGCTCTACGTCGGCGTGGACGCGACGGACGACCAGCTGCTCGCCAATGATCGGCTGACGTTGTCCATCTACTTCCCGGGCTCCGGGCCGCTCACCACGGGCTACACGTGGAGCTTCGGCTTCGACGGCAAGCGCGCGTCCGCCACGGACAGCGGCACGCCGGAGTTCGCGCAGAAGAAGGTGAACGCGGCGGTGGAGCGCCGGGGCAACACGCTGTCGCTGGTGGCCTCGGTGCCCATGCGGGCGCTGCCGCGCTTCCCGGCGCGCGACCCCATGGTGATGGACCTGTGCATCACCTACGAGGACCAGGATGGCGCGGGCGTGAAGGCGCCTCCCGTCTCCAACTGCCAGAGCGGCACCATGGTGGGCGACGCGCTGCGCCTGCCGGACGAGCCGCGCAAGGCGCTCAAGCTCAAGCCGCCGGAGGTCGTCACGGCGCTGGAGCCGGCGGCCACCGGCTGGCTGGGCTGGGACCTGCTCGCCTACCCGGCCTGGGCCCAGGGTGACGAGGCGCTCGAGCCGGAGTCCCTGCGGGAGCTGGTGGTGACGAACCCGCTGGACGCGTCCGCGATGAACGTGAACGTGCCGGACTCACTGAGCCTGCCGGACGGACGGGCGGTCGTTACAGTGCTCACCGGGAAGAACCCCTATGCGGTCGAGGGTCAGTGTGACGCCGACGACGAGCTGCGGGCGGGGTTCTACGTGGTGACGGGGAAGACGGCGTCCCGGGTGCTCGAGTGGCCGGTCGCCACCTGCGCGCTGGGCCGGGCGTCGTCGGTCGTGCTGGACGAAGAGGGCACGTTGACCATCCGTTACTCGAACGGCGCGACACAGAACTTCGCCTGGAGTGGGGACCACTTCTCGCGAACCGAACTGGGAAAGCGGTAG
- a CDS encoding YajQ family cyclic di-GMP-binding protein: MPSFDVVSKIDLAELDNAVNQTKKELSTRYDFQGAQADVVVAPDQTAITVKANSEERVQAAKEVLLAKLAKRNISLRALEYGDIEKTGLHNVKQVIKLQQGIPVEKSKELVKLLKDSKMKVQGSIQADQLRVTGKNKDDLQAAIALFRKEQDRLKLDMQFTNFRD, from the coding sequence ATGCCATCCTTCGACGTCGTCTCGAAAATCGACCTCGCGGAGCTCGACAACGCGGTCAACCAGACCAAGAAGGAGCTCAGCACCCGCTATGACTTCCAGGGCGCCCAGGCGGACGTCGTCGTCGCGCCGGACCAGACCGCCATCACGGTGAAGGCCAACAGCGAGGAGCGCGTCCAGGCGGCGAAGGAAGTGCTCCTGGCGAAGCTGGCCAAGCGCAACATCAGCCTGCGCGCGCTGGAGTACGGCGACATCGAGAAGACGGGCCTGCACAACGTGAAGCAGGTCATCAAGCTCCAGCAGGGGATTCCCGTGGAGAAGTCCAAGGAGCTGGTGAAGCTCCTGAAGGACTCCAAGATGAAGGTGCAGGGCTCCATCCAGGCGGACCAGCTCCGGGTCACCGGCAAGAACAAGGATGACCTCCAGGCCGCCATCGCCCTGTTCCGCAAGGAGCAGGACCGACTGAAGCTGGACATGCAGTTCACCAACTTCCGTGATTGA